A single region of the Pseudomonas solani genome encodes:
- the ccmD gene encoding heme exporter protein CcmD → MNFASFGEFIAMGHHGLYVWSAYGISLAILILNVALPLLARRRYLQDEARRLRREESK, encoded by the coding sequence GTGAATTTCGCGTCGTTCGGTGAGTTCATCGCCATGGGCCATCACGGCCTCTATGTCTGGAGCGCCTACGGTATCAGCCTGGCCATCCTGATTCTCAACGTCGCGCTGCCGCTGCTGGCGCGCCGTCGCTACCTGCAAGACGAGGCGCGTCGTTTGCGCCGGGAGGAGTCGAAGTGA
- a CDS encoding chemotaxis protein CheA: MSFDADEEILQDFLVEAGEILEQLSEQLVELESRPDDMDLLNAIFRGFHTVKGGAGFLQLNALVECCHIAENVFDILRKGERRVTAELMDVVLQALDTVNEMFSQVRERAEPTPATPELLAALARLAEPGGDEAAAEPEYEPEPEPVAEAEAASGDITDSEFEQLLNVLDEPAAESSVSAASSAAAGADEISDDEFEALLDQLHGKGKFVAEQAPAAPAKAAAPAPAPAAPAGGGDEISDDEFEALLDQLHGKGKFVAAAEVEAPAVAAPADKAPAAPTAGAGENITDDEFEALLDQLHGKGKFVADAAEAAPAKPAAPAKPAAAPAAKPAAAKPAAAPKAAEPSKPAAKPAAAPAPAAGGDKAASAASEAETTVRVDTARLDEIMNMVGELVLVRNRLVRLGLNSGDESMAKAVSNLDVVTADLQTAVMKTRMQPIKKVFGRFPRLVRDLARNLKKEINLELVGEETDLDKNLVEALADPLVHLVRNAVDHGVETPEEREAAGKPRTGRVVLSAEQEGDHILLMITDDGKGMDANILRAKAVEKGLLDKDAADRLTDLECYNLIFAPGFSTKTEISDVSGRGVGMDVVKTKISQLNGTVNVFSQKGQGSKIVIKVPLTLAIMPTLMVMLGNQAFAFPLVNVNEIFHLDLSRTNVVDGQEVVIVRDKALPLFYLKRWLVRNAAHEEQGEGHVVILSVGTQRIGFVVDQLVGQEEVVIKPLGKMLQGTPGMSGATITGDGRIALILDVPSMLKRYARRG; this comes from the coding sequence ATGAGCTTCGACGCCGATGAAGAAATCCTCCAGGACTTCCTGGTTGAGGCCGGCGAAATATTGGAGCAATTGTCCGAACAGCTGGTCGAGCTCGAGAGCCGTCCGGACGATATGGATCTGCTCAATGCCATTTTCCGCGGCTTCCACACGGTCAAGGGTGGTGCCGGCTTCCTCCAGCTGAATGCGCTGGTGGAGTGCTGCCACATCGCCGAGAACGTCTTCGACATCTTGCGCAAGGGCGAACGCCGTGTGACGGCGGAGCTCATGGACGTGGTCCTGCAAGCGCTGGACACGGTCAACGAGATGTTCAGCCAGGTACGCGAGCGCGCCGAGCCGACGCCGGCCACGCCGGAGCTGCTGGCTGCCCTGGCACGCCTGGCCGAGCCGGGTGGTGACGAGGCGGCTGCCGAACCGGAGTACGAGCCCGAGCCTGAGCCCGTTGCTGAAGCCGAAGCCGCGTCCGGTGATATCACCGACAGCGAGTTCGAACAGCTGCTCAACGTGCTCGATGAGCCCGCCGCCGAGTCGAGCGTCAGCGCGGCCTCATCGGCCGCTGCCGGGGCTGACGAAATCAGCGACGACGAGTTCGAAGCGCTGCTCGACCAACTGCACGGCAAGGGCAAGTTCGTGGCCGAGCAGGCCCCTGCTGCGCCTGCCAAGGCCGCCGCCCCGGCGCCCGCGCCTGCGGCACCTGCCGGTGGCGGTGACGAGATCAGCGACGACGAGTTCGAAGCGCTGCTCGACCAGTTGCATGGCAAAGGCAAGTTCGTGGCCGCCGCTGAGGTCGAGGCCCCTGCGGTTGCCGCTCCGGCCGACAAGGCTCCTGCGGCACCTACTGCCGGCGCCGGCGAAAACATCACTGACGACGAATTCGAAGCGCTGCTCGATCAGCTCCACGGCAAGGGCAAGTTCGTTGCCGACGCCGCGGAGGCAGCCCCTGCCAAACCGGCTGCTCCGGCCAAGCCCGCTGCCGCTCCGGCCGCCAAGCCTGCCGCCGCGAAACCGGCTGCTGCTCCCAAGGCGGCTGAGCCGTCCAAGCCCGCTGCCAAGCCTGCGGCCGCTCCCGCGCCTGCCGCGGGTGGCGACAAGGCCGCGTCCGCCGCCAGCGAGGCCGAGACCACGGTACGCGTCGACACCGCGCGCCTGGACGAGATCATGAACATGGTCGGCGAGCTGGTATTGGTGCGTAACCGCCTTGTGCGCCTGGGCCTCAACAGCGGTGACGAGTCCATGGCCAAGGCCGTGTCCAACCTCGACGTGGTCACCGCCGACCTGCAGACCGCGGTCATGAAGACCCGCATGCAGCCGATCAAGAAGGTCTTCGGCCGCTTCCCGCGCCTGGTCCGCGACCTGGCGCGCAACCTGAAGAAAGAGATCAACCTCGAGCTGGTGGGTGAAGAGACCGACCTCGACAAGAACCTGGTCGAGGCCCTGGCCGACCCGCTGGTCCACCTTGTGCGCAACGCCGTCGACCACGGCGTCGAGACGCCCGAGGAGCGCGAGGCCGCCGGCAAGCCGCGCACCGGCCGCGTGGTGCTCTCCGCCGAACAGGAAGGCGACCACATCCTTCTGATGATCACCGACGACGGCAAGGGGATGGACGCCAATATCCTCCGCGCCAAGGCGGTGGAGAAGGGGCTGCTGGACAAGGACGCCGCCGACCGCCTGACCGATCTCGAGTGCTACAACCTGATCTTCGCCCCGGGCTTCTCGACCAAGACCGAGATTTCCGACGTCTCCGGCCGCGGTGTCGGCATGGACGTGGTGAAGACCAAGATTTCCCAGCTCAACGGCACGGTCAACGTGTTCTCGCAGAAGGGGCAGGGCTCGAAGATCGTCATCAAGGTGCCGCTGACCCTGGCGATCATGCCGACCCTGATGGTGATGCTGGGCAACCAGGCCTTCGCCTTCCCGCTGGTCAACGTCAACGAGATCTTCCACCTCGACCTGTCGCGCACCAACGTGGTGGACGGCCAGGAAGTGGTGATCGTGCGCGACAAGGCGCTGCCGCTGTTCTACCTCAAGCGCTGGCTGGTGCGTAACGCGGCCCACGAGGAACAGGGCGAAGGCCATGTGGTGATCCTCTCCGTGGGCACCCAGCGCATCGGCTTCGTGGTGGACCAGCTGGTCGGCCAGGAAGAGGTGGTGATCAAGCCCCTGGGCAAGATGCTCCAGGGCACTCCCGGCATGTCCGGCGCCACCATCACCGGCGATGGACGCATCGCCCTGATTCTCGACGTGCCGAGCATGCTCAAGCGCTACGCGCGCCGCGGTTGA
- the motD gene encoding flagellar motor protein MotD: MARRRHQEEHENHERWLVSYADFITLLFAFFVVMYSISSINEGKYKILSETLTGVFSQPDRSIKPIPVGDERPRTTEADKSMTDSGSSDTPSAATDPLQEISQDISEAFGELIKDGQMTVRGNELWVEIELNSSLLFPSGDAIPANEAFTLIEKVAKILAPYENPVHVEGFTDNLPINTANYPSNWELSTARASSIVRMLSMDGVNPARLAAVGYGEFQPVADNATAEGRGRNRRVVLVVSRNLDVRRAVSGVGSANAKPDGALQRAGTQPAPAPEARPPAAGAVNSPSPAPAGGQ; the protein is encoded by the coding sequence ATGGCCCGCAGACGTCATCAGGAAGAACACGAGAATCACGAGCGTTGGCTGGTCTCCTACGCGGACTTCATCACCCTGCTGTTCGCCTTTTTCGTGGTGATGTACTCCATCTCCTCGATCAACGAAGGCAAGTACAAGATCCTTTCGGAGACCCTCACCGGCGTCTTCAGCCAGCCGGATCGTTCGATCAAGCCGATCCCCGTTGGCGATGAGCGCCCGCGTACCACCGAGGCGGACAAGTCCATGACCGACAGCGGCTCCAGTGATACGCCGAGCGCTGCCACTGATCCGCTGCAGGAGATCAGCCAGGACATCAGCGAGGCCTTTGGCGAGCTGATCAAGGACGGGCAGATGACGGTTCGCGGCAATGAGCTGTGGGTGGAGATCGAGCTCAACTCCAGCCTGCTGTTCCCCAGCGGCGACGCGATACCGGCCAACGAAGCCTTCACCCTGATCGAGAAGGTGGCCAAGATCCTGGCGCCCTACGAAAACCCGGTGCACGTAGAAGGTTTCACCGATAACCTGCCGATCAATACGGCGAACTATCCTTCCAACTGGGAGCTGTCTACTGCACGGGCCTCGAGCATCGTGCGCATGCTCTCGATGGATGGCGTGAACCCGGCGCGCCTGGCCGCAGTCGGCTATGGCGAGTTCCAGCCGGTGGCGGACAATGCGACGGCCGAAGGGCGCGGGCGCAACCGGCGCGTGGTATTGGTGGTGTCGCGCAACCTGGACGTGCGTCGTGCGGTCAGTGGCGTAGGCAGCGCCAACGCAAAACCGGATGGCGCCCTGCAGCGTGCTGGCACGCAACCTGCACCAGCGCCAGAAGCGAGGCCCCCAGCAGCGGGGGCCGTCAATTCCCCGTCGCCGGCCCCTGCGGGCGGACAATGA
- a CDS encoding protein phosphatase CheZ, whose amino-acid sequence MDQKDSQPGDLESTLKNHARELVDTLEKGNFGDAVQLIHELNKVRDRGLYQEVGKLTRELHTAIVNFQIDPHLPHATEVSQIADATDRLSYVVKMTEKAANRTMDLVEESAPLLNGLGDEAQSLGEEWGRFMRREIGADAFRDLAKRIETFLARSQRDTEQLSSRMNDILLAQDYQDLTGQVIKRVTQLVTEVESNLVKLVLMASDVDRFAGIHHDRAEIVAEKEKQKEPSRGEGPQINADKRDDVVSGQVDVDDLLSSLGF is encoded by the coding sequence ATGGACCAAAAAGATTCCCAACCGGGAGACCTTGAGTCGACCCTGAAAAACCATGCGCGCGAGCTGGTCGATACCCTTGAAAAAGGCAATTTCGGCGATGCCGTGCAACTCATCCATGAACTCAACAAAGTCCGTGATCGCGGGCTGTACCAGGAAGTCGGCAAGCTGACGCGCGAGCTGCACACCGCGATCGTCAACTTCCAGATCGACCCGCACCTGCCCCATGCCACAGAGGTTTCGCAGATCGCCGACGCCACTGATCGTCTTTCCTACGTGGTGAAGATGACCGAGAAGGCCGCGAACCGGACCATGGACCTGGTGGAGGAGAGCGCACCGCTGCTCAATGGCCTAGGCGATGAAGCCCAGAGCCTGGGAGAGGAGTGGGGGCGCTTCATGCGTCGGGAAATTGGCGCGGATGCCTTCCGCGACCTGGCCAAGCGCATCGAGACTTTCCTTGCTCGCAGTCAACGCGATACCGAACAGCTTTCGTCGAGGATGAACGACATCCTCCTTGCCCAGGACTATCAGGATCTCACCGGCCAGGTGATCAAGCGCGTCACCCAACTGGTCACCGAGGTCGAGAGCAACCTGGTGAAATTGGTACTGATGGCCAGCGATGTCGATCGCTTCGCTGGTATCCACCACGACCGTGCGGAGATCGTGGCTGAAAAAGAAAAACAAAAAGAGCCTTCCAGGGGTGAAGGTCCGCAGATCAATGCCGATAAGCGTGATGATGTCGTGTCCGGTCAGGTCGATGTCGATGATCTGTTATCCAGCCTTGGATTCTAG
- the ccmE gene encoding cytochrome c maturation protein CcmE codes for MNPIRKKRLFIILAILAGVGIAVALALSALQQNINLFYTPTQIANGEAPKYTRIRAGGMVRDGSVQRSQDSLEVQFVVTDFAKDVTIRYHGILPDLFREGQGIVALGKLDADGVLVADEVLAKHDEKYMPPEVTKALKESGQMAPAKKEG; via the coding sequence GTGAATCCGATCCGCAAGAAGCGCCTGTTCATCATCCTGGCCATCCTGGCTGGTGTGGGAATCGCCGTGGCGCTGGCGTTGTCGGCGCTGCAACAGAACATCAACCTGTTCTACACCCCCACGCAGATCGCCAACGGCGAAGCGCCCAAGTACACCCGCATCCGCGCGGGCGGCATGGTCCGAGACGGCTCGGTGCAGCGCTCGCAGGACTCCCTCGAAGTGCAGTTCGTGGTCACCGACTTCGCCAAGGACGTGACCATCCGCTACCACGGCATCCTCCCGGACCTGTTCCGCGAAGGGCAGGGCATCGTTGCCCTGGGCAAGCTGGACGCCGACGGCGTACTGGTGGCCGATGAAGTGCTGGCCAAGCACGACGAGAAGTACATGCCGCCGGAAGTGACCAAGGCGCTGAAAGAAAGCGGC
- a CDS encoding EscU/YscU/HrcU family type III secretion system export apparatus switch protein, producing MTQAKQPRQAIALSYDGVSAPSLTAKGDDELAEAILAIAREYEVPIYENAELVRLLARMELGEAIPEALYRTLAEIIAFAWYLKGKCPAGFVADGERDVTPPVPLLGGPRG from the coding sequence ATGACCCAGGCCAAGCAGCCGCGCCAGGCCATCGCCCTGTCCTATGACGGTGTCTCCGCCCCAAGCCTCACCGCCAAGGGCGACGACGAGCTGGCGGAAGCGATTCTCGCCATCGCCCGCGAATACGAAGTGCCGATCTACGAGAACGCCGAGCTGGTGCGCCTGCTGGCGCGCATGGAACTGGGCGAGGCGATTCCCGAGGCGCTGTATCGCACCCTCGCCGAAATCATCGCCTTCGCCTGGTACCTCAAGGGCAAGTGCCCGGCCGGTTTCGTCGCCGACGGCGAGCGCGACGTCACCCCACCGGTACCGCTGCTGGGCGGCCCTAGGGGCTGA
- a CDS encoding chemotaxis protein CheW, producing MKKSSGQGSEDPILQWVTFRLDNETYGINVMQVQEVLRYTEIAPVPGAPSYVLGIINLRGNVVTVIDTRQRFGLDSASVTDNTRIVIIEADKQVVGILVDSVAEVVYLRQSEVETAPNVGNEESAKFIQGVCNKNGELLILVELDKMMSEEEWSELESI from the coding sequence ATGAAGAAATCGTCAGGGCAAGGTTCCGAAGATCCCATCCTGCAATGGGTGACTTTCCGCCTGGATAACGAGACCTACGGCATCAACGTGATGCAGGTCCAGGAAGTCCTGCGTTACACCGAGATCGCGCCGGTCCCGGGTGCCCCGAGCTATGTGCTGGGCATCATCAACCTGCGCGGTAACGTGGTCACCGTGATCGACACCCGCCAGCGCTTCGGCCTGGATTCGGCCTCGGTCACCGACAACACCCGCATCGTCATCATCGAGGCGGACAAGCAGGTCGTGGGCATCCTCGTCGACAGCGTCGCCGAAGTGGTCTACCTGCGTCAGTCCGAGGTCGAGACCGCGCCCAACGTGGGCAACGAGGAATCGGCCAAGTTCATCCAGGGCGTCTGCAACAAGAACGGCGAGCTGCTGATCCTGGTCGAGCTGGACAAAATGATGAGCGAAGAAGAGTGGTCGGAGCTGGAGAGCATCTGA
- a CDS encoding DUF2802 domain-containing protein, whose product MIEIALLVLAIACAALAVTCVRLQKGQRLAAEEQAKRDAVRDQRIKELARRLDAYLSGSIRMGEELHELRRVVAPLPDKVSQIEQRDPSSLSFTQAARLAGMGASVDDLTHSCGLTQAEAELVSKLQLARKQKQG is encoded by the coding sequence CTGATCGAGATCGCGCTGCTGGTCCTGGCGATCGCCTGTGCAGCCCTCGCAGTCACCTGCGTGCGGCTGCAGAAGGGGCAACGCCTGGCGGCCGAGGAGCAGGCCAAGCGCGATGCGGTGCGCGACCAGCGCATCAAGGAATTGGCGCGTCGGCTCGACGCCTACCTCAGCGGCTCGATCCGCATGGGTGAGGAGCTGCACGAACTGCGCCGCGTGGTGGCGCCGCTGCCGGACAAGGTCAGCCAGATCGAGCAGCGCGACCCCAGCAGCCTGTCCTTCACCCAGGCCGCGCGCCTCGCCGGCATGGGCGCCAGCGTCGATGACCTGACCCATTCCTGTGGCCTGACCCAGGCCGAGGCCGAACTGGTCAGCAAGCTGCAGTTGGCCCGCAAGCAGAAACAAGGCTGA
- a CDS encoding rhodanese-like domain-containing protein, with product MRVLSFLLLCVLPLAQAEEAPLRVKGATTVNVLQAKRLYDYGALFIDVRPSAEWSWGHVHGAVHLDLADRFAGLAMPHWPRHVPLVIYCDSDVCPCGALAAQLAVSWGYKQVFYFREGYFAWQLLDFPLGKGVEGEVLALSP from the coding sequence ATGCGTGTTCTGTCCTTCCTGCTGCTTTGCGTTCTCCCCCTGGCCCAGGCCGAGGAGGCGCCCCTGCGCGTCAAGGGCGCGACCACGGTCAACGTGCTCCAGGCCAAGCGGCTGTACGACTACGGCGCCCTGTTCATCGATGTGCGGCCTTCGGCGGAGTGGAGCTGGGGCCATGTGCACGGGGCGGTGCACCTCGACCTGGCCGACCGCTTCGCCGGGCTGGCCATGCCCCATTGGCCCCGGCATGTGCCCCTGGTCATCTACTGCGACAGCGACGTCTGCCCCTGTGGCGCCTTGGCGGCGCAGCTCGCCGTGAGCTGGGGCTACAAGCAGGTGTTCTACTTCCGTGAGGGCTATTTCGCCTGGCAGCTGCTGGACTTCCCCCTGGGCAAGGGGGTGGAAGGCGAGGTGCTGGCCCTCAGCCCCTAG
- the ccmB gene encoding heme exporter protein CcmB, whose product MIRVFSLVVAREARLLFRRPAELANPLVFFAIVIALFPLAVGPETQLLQSLSPGLVWVAALLAVLLSLDGLFRSDFEDGSLEQWVVSPHPLPLLVLAKVLAHWLFSGLALVLLAPLLALMLGLPARCLPVLLGSLLLGTPVLSLLGAVGAALTVGLKRGGLLLALLILPLYIPVLILGSGAMQAALQGLPAVGHLLWLACLTALAVTLTPFAIAAGLTISVGE is encoded by the coding sequence ATGATCCGTGTATTCAGCCTGGTTGTGGCCCGTGAGGCGCGCCTGCTGTTCCGCCGACCGGCGGAGCTGGCCAACCCCCTGGTGTTCTTCGCTATCGTCATCGCCCTGTTCCCCCTGGCCGTCGGCCCGGAGACGCAATTGTTGCAAAGCCTTTCTCCGGGGCTGGTCTGGGTGGCAGCCCTATTGGCCGTCCTGCTCTCGCTGGACGGGCTTTTCCGCAGTGATTTCGAAGATGGCTCGCTTGAGCAGTGGGTCGTTTCGCCGCACCCCCTGCCGCTTCTGGTTTTGGCCAAGGTGCTGGCACACTGGCTTTTTTCCGGGCTGGCATTGGTACTGCTGGCGCCCCTGCTGGCGCTGATGCTGGGCCTGCCAGCGCGCTGCCTGCCGGTGCTGCTCGGCTCGCTGCTGCTGGGAACGCCGGTGCTGAGCCTGCTCGGCGCCGTCGGTGCGGCCCTGACCGTGGGCCTCAAGCGCGGCGGGCTGTTGCTGGCGCTATTGATTCTGCCGCTGTACATCCCGGTGCTGATTCTTGGCAGCGGGGCGATGCAAGCGGCCCTGCAAGGACTGCCTGCAGTCGGCCACCTGTTGTGGCTGGCCTGCCTCACCGCCCTGGCGGTGACCCTGACTCCCTTTGCCATAGCCGCCGGCCTGACCATCAGCGTCGGCGAATAA
- the ccmA gene encoding cytochrome c biogenesis heme-transporting ATPase CcmA: protein MTSPYLETHDLACERDWRMLFERLDLRLGHGEMLQVAGPNGSGKTSLLRLLCGLMQPTAGEVRLKGVALAGQRGELARELLWIGHAAGIKGLLSPEENLAWLCALHQPASRDAIWQALEAVGLRGFEDVPCHTLSAGQQRRVALARLYLDAPPLWILDEPFTALDKQGVAQLEEHLAQHCDNGGLVVFTTHHSMSRVPAGYRELDLGRRAA, encoded by the coding sequence GTGACCAGTCCTTATCTCGAGACCCACGATCTCGCCTGTGAGCGCGACTGGCGCATGCTGTTCGAGCGGCTCGACCTGCGCCTCGGCCATGGCGAGATGCTGCAGGTGGCCGGCCCCAACGGCAGCGGCAAGACCAGCCTGCTGCGCTTGCTCTGCGGGCTGATGCAACCCACCGCCGGCGAAGTACGGCTGAAGGGCGTGGCCCTGGCCGGGCAGCGCGGTGAACTGGCCCGCGAACTGCTCTGGATCGGTCACGCCGCCGGCATCAAGGGGCTGCTCAGCCCCGAAGAGAACCTCGCCTGGCTCTGTGCCCTGCACCAGCCGGCCAGCCGCGATGCCATCTGGCAGGCGCTGGAAGCGGTGGGCTTGCGCGGCTTCGAAGATGTGCCCTGCCATACCCTGTCCGCCGGCCAGCAGCGCCGCGTGGCCCTGGCGCGCCTCTACCTCGATGCGCCGCCGCTGTGGATCCTCGACGAACCCTTCACCGCCCTCGACAAGCAGGGCGTGGCACAACTGGAAGAGCACCTGGCGCAGCACTGCGATAACGGCGGCCTGGTGGTGTTCACCACCCACCACAGCATGAGCCGCGTTCCCGCCGGCTACCGCGAACTCGACCTGGGGCGACGCGCCGCATGA
- a CDS encoding protein-glutamate methylesterase/protein-glutamine glutaminase: protein MAVKVLVVDDSGFFRRRVSEILSADPNIQVIGTATNGREAIDQALALKPDVITMDYEMPMMDGITAVRHIMQRCPTPVLMFSSLTHEGARVTLDALDAGAVDFLPKNFEDISRNPDKVKQLLCEKVHSIARSNRRYSSYSPAPAAPASAPSPAAPTPAPSRPSAGAAPAPASSSGGSSSPAPKRKSYKLVAIGTSTGGPVALQRVLTQLPGNFPAPIVLIQHMPAAFTKAFAERLDKLCRISVKEAEDGDVLRPGLALLAPGGKQMMVDGRGTVRILPGDERLNYKPCVDITFGSAAKAYNDKVLAVVLTGMGADGREGARLLKQGGSQVWAQDEASCVIYGMPMAIVKANLADAVYGLDDIGRHIAEACL from the coding sequence ATGGCAGTCAAGGTTCTGGTGGTTGATGACTCCGGTTTCTTCCGTCGTCGTGTCTCGGAGATTCTGTCCGCCGACCCCAATATCCAGGTGATCGGCACCGCCACCAACGGTCGCGAAGCCATCGATCAGGCGCTGGCGCTCAAGCCGGACGTGATCACCATGGACTACGAGATGCCGATGATGGACGGCATCACCGCGGTGCGGCACATCATGCAGCGCTGCCCGACCCCCGTGCTGATGTTTTCTTCCCTGACCCACGAAGGCGCCCGGGTGACCCTGGACGCCCTCGACGCGGGTGCGGTGGATTTCCTGCCGAAGAACTTCGAGGACATCTCGCGCAACCCCGACAAGGTCAAGCAACTGCTCTGCGAGAAGGTGCACAGCATCGCCCGCAGCAACCGTCGCTACAGCAGCTACAGCCCAGCGCCGGCAGCCCCGGCGTCGGCGCCCAGCCCCGCTGCGCCCACGCCGGCCCCGTCGCGCCCCAGCGCCGGTGCCGCACCTGCGCCGGCTTCCAGCTCGGGGGGCTCGTCCAGCCCGGCTCCCAAACGCAAGTCTTACAAGCTGGTGGCCATCGGCACCTCGACCGGCGGCCCGGTGGCCCTGCAGCGGGTGCTGACCCAGCTGCCCGGCAACTTTCCGGCGCCCATCGTCCTGATCCAGCACATGCCGGCAGCCTTCACCAAGGCCTTCGCCGAGCGCCTCGACAAGCTCTGCCGGATTTCCGTCAAGGAAGCCGAGGACGGCGATGTGCTGCGCCCCGGCCTGGCCCTGCTGGCACCGGGCGGCAAGCAGATGATGGTCGACGGCCGTGGCACCGTGCGCATCCTCCCGGGTGACGAGCGGCTGAACTACAAGCCCTGCGTCGACATCACCTTCGGCTCGGCGGCCAAGGCCTATAACGACAAGGTCCTGGCGGTGGTGCTCACCGGCATGGGCGCCGATGGCCGGGAAGGCGCTCGCCTGCTCAAGCAGGGCGGCAGCCAGGTCTGGGCGCAGGATGAAGCCAGCTGCGTGATCTACGGCATGCCCATGGCCATCGTGAAGGCCAACCTGGCCGACGCCGTCTACGGGCTCGACGATATCGGCAGGCACATAGCCGAGGCGTGCCTGTAA
- a CDS encoding ParA family protein, giving the protein MRVWAVANQKGGVGKTTSSIALAGLLADAGKRVVVVDLDPHGSMTSYFGHDPDTLEHSCFDLFLHQGTVPDGLPRQLLLQTSHERISLLPSSTALATLERQSPGQNGLGLVIAKSLAQLWQEFDHAIIDSPPLLGVLMVNALAASQQLVIPVQTEFLAVKGLERMVSTLAMINRSRKQALPYTIVPTLFDRRTQASLNTLRVLRNSYPEHLWPAYIPVDTRLRDASRAGVTPSQYDSNSRGVIAYRALLKHLLSQQLAAQVA; this is encoded by the coding sequence ATGAGAGTTTGGGCGGTAGCCAATCAAAAGGGTGGAGTGGGCAAGACCACCTCGTCGATCGCACTGGCGGGCCTGCTGGCCGATGCCGGCAAGCGCGTGGTCGTGGTCGACCTCGACCCCCACGGTTCCATGACCAGCTACTTCGGGCATGACCCGGACACCCTGGAACACAGCTGCTTCGACCTGTTCCTGCACCAGGGCACGGTGCCCGATGGCCTGCCGCGCCAACTGCTGCTGCAGACCAGCCACGAACGCATCTCGCTGCTCCCCTCCAGCACCGCGCTGGCCACCCTGGAGCGCCAGTCGCCCGGGCAGAACGGTCTGGGCCTGGTGATCGCCAAGAGCCTGGCGCAGCTGTGGCAGGAGTTCGACCACGCCATCATCGACAGCCCGCCGCTGCTGGGCGTGCTGATGGTCAACGCCCTGGCCGCCAGCCAGCAGTTGGTGATCCCGGTGCAGACCGAGTTCCTCGCCGTCAAGGGCCTGGAGCGCATGGTCAGCACCCTGGCGATGATCAACCGCTCGCGCAAGCAGGCGTTGCCCTACACCATCGTGCCGACCCTGTTCGACCGCCGTACCCAGGCCTCCCTGAATACCCTGCGGGTGCTGCGCAATTCCTATCCCGAACACCTGTGGCCGGCCTATATCCCGGTGGACACCCGCCTGCGTGATGCCAGCCGCGCCGGGGTCACGCCTTCGCAATACGATTCCAACAGCCGCGGGGTGATCGCCTATCGCGCGCTGCTCAAGCATTTGCTCAGTCAGCAACTGGCCGCCCAGGTAGCCTGA